The following proteins come from a genomic window of Corallococcus sp. NCRR:
- a CDS encoding SanA/YdcF family protein, with the protein MKAGGTTRVWVRRGLGLLGLALAVLLGLSHFVRLRYQGRIVPLAVAPEAPIALVFGAGLAPGAVPSPVLAQRLDAAIALWRQGKVRSLLVSGDNSAPFHNETRAMRRYLLERGVPEDAVMGDEAGLSTYDSCLRARSVFGADRAVLVTQRFHLSRALFIANSVGIDAWGVAADEGRATPWRYTVRETLSRVLALGMVLFEVKPGSTDGQPPTAPR; encoded by the coding sequence ATGAAGGCTGGCGGCACGACCAGGGTGTGGGTACGCAGGGGCCTGGGGCTGCTCGGGCTGGCCCTGGCCGTCCTGCTGGGTCTGTCCCACTTCGTGCGCCTGCGCTACCAGGGCCGCATCGTGCCGCTGGCCGTGGCTCCGGAGGCCCCCATCGCCCTGGTGTTCGGGGCGGGGCTGGCGCCGGGCGCGGTGCCGTCGCCGGTGCTGGCGCAGCGGCTGGACGCGGCCATCGCGCTCTGGCGGCAGGGCAAGGTGCGGTCGCTCCTGGTGAGCGGGGACAACTCCGCGCCCTTCCACAACGAGACGCGGGCCATGCGGCGCTACCTGCTGGAGCGCGGCGTGCCGGAGGACGCGGTGATGGGGGACGAGGCGGGACTGTCCACCTATGACAGCTGCCTGCGGGCGCGCTCGGTGTTCGGCGCGGACCGGGCGGTGCTCGTCACGCAGCGCTTCCACCTGTCGCGGGCGCTCTTCATCGCCAACTCGGTGGGCATCGACGCGTGGGGCGTGGCGGCGGACGAGGGACGGGCGACTCCCTGGCGCTACACGGTGCGCGAGACGCTGTCCCGGGTGCTGGCGCTGGGGATGGTGCTCTTCGAGGTGAAGCCCGGCAGCACTGACGGCCAGCCGCCGACGGCTCCCCGCTGA
- a CDS encoding SMI1/KNR4 family protein, which produces MHEWLEALRKSAKATSEGVQAEEVRRAETECGVPFPEDLADLYQALNGGEFQGEVRLFPLRGEEGAPSVLEKSRLMVVGLPAAGVWRFGLKGAHRHLFVARKSAMEEQGDGGGPLPGWVDALDGDTWVFGTWDGEKKEMRLYRRLKDMLEVLIPPVEEVESFGERTFARAMNAVLQGALSGAAAQALEDEEGAPAGRGGDYSGALAALAHDAGEDEEEELEAAEAADELEAAEAEDTEAEVSGEEELEAELAEDTGEAEAEAAEEEAPEQEELFEEPEPKRPAAKKAPKGIAKKADAPEAEAPSEAVSTRTRARKAAGKKGAAKKAAPARGAAKKATGKTAAKRSAAKKGATRTRGTAAKGAAQKRGAAAKKSATAKKGAQTRGAAAKKATGKAAAKKGAQTRGTAAKKATGKAAAKKGATKKGAAAKKGASTRGAAKKAAAKKSSRR; this is translated from the coding sequence ATGCACGAGTGGTTGGAGGCACTGCGCAAGTCGGCGAAGGCGACCTCGGAGGGTGTGCAGGCGGAAGAGGTCCGCCGCGCGGAGACGGAGTGCGGCGTCCCGTTCCCCGAGGACCTGGCGGACCTGTACCAGGCGCTCAACGGCGGTGAGTTCCAGGGCGAGGTGCGGCTGTTCCCGCTGCGTGGCGAGGAGGGAGCGCCCAGCGTCCTGGAGAAGAGCCGGCTGATGGTGGTGGGCCTGCCCGCCGCGGGCGTGTGGCGCTTCGGGCTGAAGGGGGCGCACCGGCACCTGTTCGTCGCGCGCAAGTCCGCGATGGAGGAGCAGGGGGACGGCGGCGGACCGCTGCCCGGCTGGGTGGACGCGCTGGACGGCGACACCTGGGTCTTCGGCACCTGGGACGGCGAGAAGAAGGAGATGCGGCTGTACCGCAGGCTCAAGGACATGCTCGAGGTGCTGATTCCGCCCGTGGAAGAGGTGGAGAGCTTCGGGGAGCGGACCTTCGCGCGAGCCATGAACGCCGTGCTCCAGGGAGCGCTGTCCGGAGCGGCCGCGCAGGCGCTGGAGGACGAGGAGGGAGCCCCCGCTGGCCGTGGCGGCGACTACTCGGGAGCCCTGGCCGCCCTGGCTCATGACGCGGGCGAGGACGAGGAGGAGGAACTCGAAGCCGCGGAGGCCGCCGACGAGCTTGAAGCCGCGGAGGCCGAGGACACGGAGGCCGAGGTGTCCGGCGAGGAGGAACTGGAGGCGGAACTGGCCGAGGACACGGGTGAGGCGGAGGCCGAGGCCGCCGAAGAGGAGGCCCCCGAGCAGGAGGAGCTGTTCGAGGAGCCCGAGCCCAAGCGCCCCGCCGCGAAGAAGGCCCCCAAGGGCATCGCGAAGAAGGCCGATGCCCCCGAAGCGGAGGCGCCGAGCGAAGCTGTCTCCACCCGAACGCGAGCGCGCAAGGCGGCCGGGAAGAAGGGCGCCGCGAAGAAGGCCGCGCCCGCGCGTGGGGCCGCGAAGAAAGCCACGGGCAAGACCGCAGCGAAGAGGTCCGCTGCGAAGAAGGGTGCGACCCGAACCCGCGGCACTGCCGCGAAGGGAGCGGCCCAGAAGCGTGGCGCTGCCGCGAAGAAGAGTGCCACCGCGAAGAAGGGGGCTCAGACGCGCGGGGCTGCCGCGAAGAAGGCCACGGGCAAGGCCGCCGCGAAGAAGGGCGCTCAGACGCGCGGGACTGCCGCGAAGAAGGCCACGGGCAAGGCCGCCGCGAAGAAGGGCGCTACCAAGAAGGGGGCAGCCGCCAAGAAGGGCGCATCCACGCGCGGGGCCGCGAAGAAGGCCGCCGCGAAGAAGTCCTCGCGCCGTTAG
- a CDS encoding thioredoxin family protein encodes MAHPVSIEATTETFDSLVMEPRDELVVVDFWGPGCPNCDIYAAAEPELLKELDGAPMRVVKVNAYEHEALATRFGLFGIPTFLLFRNGKLLGKMSQYYGKPYFLGVIRDHLPGGAKAQA; translated from the coding sequence ATGGCGCATCCCGTAAGCATCGAGGCAACGACCGAGACCTTCGACTCGCTCGTCATGGAACCCCGCGACGAGCTGGTGGTGGTGGACTTCTGGGGCCCCGGTTGCCCGAACTGCGACATCTACGCCGCCGCCGAACCCGAGCTCCTCAAGGAGCTGGACGGCGCCCCCATGCGCGTCGTCAAGGTCAACGCCTACGAGCACGAGGCCCTGGCCACCCGCTTCGGCCTGTTCGGCATCCCCACCTTCCTGCTGTTCCGCAACGGGAAGCTGCTGGGGAAGATGAGCCAGTACTACGGCAAGCCGTACTTCCTGGGCGTCATCCGGGACCACCTGCCCGGCGGAGCCAAGGCGCAGGCTTGA
- a CDS encoding ABC transporter ATP-binding protein → MRGGTLSPPLPTPPPTLRARLKNAGILFKQLPGTFHLFWRASPRGAVVLGALTLVAAVLPAGIAWVGKLIVDTVVAAAKGDVAANSRVVGLVATEFALMVASAVVDRGLTLTKDLLRAHLGNLLNERILQKALDLELKHFEDSDTYDKMQNARREANARPLSLVMQAFSIVRNVITLSTYAVLLVALSPWSVVVLLAASIPAFIAEARLAAEGFRLYSWRAPEGRKLNYLEWILTRDSTVKEVKLFGLGPLVLGRYRDLFQKFFSEDRALARKRMVWGLGLGLLSLAAFYGCYLFVASKAAAGGISVGDMVLYLAVFRQGQAAFQGILTSVGSMYEDALFMSNLFAYLDIPTVENTPRVLPAVSPPRGRHNAIELKDVSFRYAGKDAWALRNVNLTLKPGQKLALVGENGAGKSTLVKLLLRMYEPTEGQVLYGGVDTARMDADDLRGRFGAVFQDFVRYQFSVSENIGLGHVPALEDRPRIERAAEQGGANSVIAALPAQYDTMLGGWFEKGQELSSGQWQKLAVSRAFMRDDAEVLILDEPTASIDAEAEHALFERFQALAADRIAIVISHRFSTVRMADQIAVLHNGTVQELGSHDELMALDGRYAHLFRLQARGYRD, encoded by the coding sequence ATGAGGGGCGGCACCTTGTCACCCCCCCTTCCGACACCGCCGCCTACGCTCCGGGCCCGCCTGAAGAACGCGGGCATCCTCTTCAAGCAGCTCCCGGGCACCTTCCACCTCTTCTGGAGGGCGAGCCCCCGGGGCGCGGTGGTGCTGGGCGCGCTCACGCTGGTGGCGGCGGTGCTGCCGGCGGGCATCGCGTGGGTGGGCAAGCTCATCGTGGACACGGTGGTGGCCGCGGCGAAGGGCGACGTGGCGGCGAACTCGCGCGTCGTGGGGCTCGTGGCCACGGAGTTCGCGCTGATGGTGGCCTCCGCGGTGGTGGACCGGGGGCTCACGCTCACGAAGGACCTCCTGCGCGCGCACCTGGGCAACCTGCTCAACGAGCGCATCCTCCAGAAGGCGCTGGACCTGGAGCTGAAGCACTTCGAGGACTCGGACACCTACGACAAGATGCAGAACGCGCGGCGCGAGGCGAACGCGCGCCCGCTGTCGCTGGTGATGCAGGCGTTCAGCATCGTGCGCAACGTCATCACCCTGTCCACCTACGCGGTGCTGCTCGTGGCGCTGTCGCCGTGGAGCGTGGTGGTGCTGCTCGCCGCGTCCATCCCCGCGTTCATCGCGGAGGCGCGGCTGGCGGCGGAGGGCTTCCGGTTGTACTCGTGGCGCGCGCCGGAGGGCCGCAAGCTCAACTACCTGGAGTGGATCCTCACGCGAGACAGCACCGTGAAGGAGGTGAAGCTCTTCGGGTTGGGGCCGCTGGTGCTGGGGCGCTACCGCGACCTGTTCCAGAAGTTCTTCTCGGAGGACCGGGCGCTCGCGCGCAAGCGCATGGTGTGGGGCCTGGGGCTGGGCCTGCTGTCGCTGGCGGCCTTCTACGGCTGCTACCTCTTCGTGGCCAGCAAGGCGGCGGCCGGCGGCATCTCCGTGGGCGACATGGTGCTGTACCTGGCCGTGTTCCGGCAGGGGCAGGCCGCGTTCCAGGGCATCCTCACCAGCGTGGGCTCCATGTACGAGGACGCGCTCTTCATGAGCAACCTCTTCGCCTACCTGGACATCCCCACGGTGGAGAACACGCCGCGCGTGCTGCCCGCCGTCTCACCGCCGCGCGGCAGGCACAACGCCATCGAGCTGAAGGACGTCTCCTTCCGCTACGCGGGCAAGGACGCGTGGGCGCTGCGCAACGTGAACCTCACGCTCAAGCCCGGCCAGAAGCTGGCGCTGGTGGGGGAGAATGGCGCGGGGAAGAGCACGCTCGTGAAGCTGCTCTTGCGCATGTACGAGCCCACGGAGGGACAGGTCCTCTACGGCGGCGTGGACACGGCGCGGATGGACGCGGACGACCTGCGTGGCCGCTTCGGGGCGGTGTTCCAGGACTTCGTGCGCTACCAGTTCAGCGTGTCGGAGAACATCGGCCTGGGCCACGTGCCCGCGCTGGAGGACCGGCCCCGCATCGAACGGGCGGCGGAGCAGGGCGGGGCCAACTCCGTCATCGCGGCGCTGCCGGCGCAGTACGACACGATGCTGGGCGGCTGGTTCGAGAAGGGCCAGGAGCTGTCGAGCGGCCAGTGGCAGAAGCTCGCCGTCTCACGCGCGTTCATGCGTGACGACGCGGAGGTGCTCATCCTGGACGAGCCCACGGCGAGCATCGACGCGGAGGCCGAGCACGCCCTCTTCGAGCGCTTCCAGGCGCTGGCCGCGGACCGCATCGCCATCGTGATTTCGCACCGCTTCTCCACGGTGCGCATGGCGGATCAGATCGCCGTGCTCCACAACGGCACGGTGCAGGAGCTGGGCAGCCACGACGAGCTGATGGCGCTGGACGGGCGGTACGCGCACCTGTTCCGGCTCCAGGCGCGCGGCTACCGGGACTGA
- a CDS encoding universal stress protein: MLPDSLPRAQRGLRRVAVGLDFSLQSEFALARALRLPLAHGAAFSVLHVSPALDGHAGPDGAVDGEQCLRRSVTSAAKRLRQRPDVDVREELRTGDAPHEAAELAKDQGVEVLVVGRPHLPQPAKPLPDDAMVMRLVREVDASVLVVMPHPGRVYHRPLVAVNFSRESRRALELTMRLCPASTPIEVLHVVDLRENEDAPLAEQLRLRQEREDAARRALARFLAPYRETGRAMELRLRFGDPCECILAEARERDSDLLTLGMSSANPPTSLTEGVLRHSRCDVLISRHAAPPTPLPDGGGTPAS, from the coding sequence TTGCTGCCCGACAGCCTCCCTCGCGCCCAGCGGGGGCTGCGGCGGGTGGCGGTGGGGTTGGACTTCTCCCTGCAATCCGAGTTCGCGCTGGCCCGCGCGCTGCGGCTTCCGCTCGCGCATGGGGCGGCCTTCAGCGTGCTGCACGTGAGCCCGGCCTTGGATGGCCACGCCGGCCCGGACGGGGCGGTGGACGGCGAGCAGTGCCTGCGCCGGTCGGTGACGTCCGCGGCGAAGCGGCTGCGGCAGCGGCCCGACGTGGACGTGCGCGAGGAGCTACGCACCGGTGACGCGCCACACGAGGCGGCGGAGCTGGCGAAGGACCAGGGCGTGGAGGTGCTGGTGGTGGGCCGGCCGCACCTGCCCCAACCCGCGAAGCCCCTGCCGGACGACGCCATGGTGATGCGCCTGGTGCGCGAGGTGGACGCGTCCGTGCTGGTGGTGATGCCGCACCCTGGCCGCGTCTACCACCGGCCCCTCGTCGCGGTGAACTTCTCGCGGGAGTCCCGCCGCGCGCTGGAGCTGACGATGCGCCTGTGTCCGGCCTCGACCCCCATCGAGGTGCTGCACGTGGTGGACCTGCGCGAGAACGAGGACGCCCCCCTCGCGGAGCAGCTGCGGCTGCGGCAGGAGCGGGAGGACGCGGCGCGAAGAGCGCTCGCGCGCTTCCTGGCGCCGTACCGGGAGACAGGCCGGGCGATGGAGCTCCGCCTGCGCTTCGGAGACCCGTGCGAGTGCATCCTCGCGGAGGCACGGGAGCGCGACTCGGACCTGCTCACGCTGGGCATGTCCTCCGCGAACCCGCCCACCTCGCTGACGGAGGGCGTGCTGCGGCACTCGCGCTGCGACGTGCTCATCTCGCGGCACGCCGCCCCGCCCACCCCCCTGCCAGACGGCGGGGGCACCCCGGCCTCCTGA